Sequence from the Halorussus sp. MSC15.2 genome:
TGTTACATAAAATTTTTCTAGAAATTAATTCACGTAGTCGGGGTCGAGGAGTCACGGAGGGCCGGTCGCTTCGGACGGCCCGCTCACCGACGGTGTGACAGTCAACAGTCCTGCGGGACGACTCGACCCGGTCTCGGAGTGTCGGTCAGGCTTACTCGCGCTTCAGCGACAGCACCGTCCGTTCGAACTCGCAGACCAGTGTCTCGCCGTCTCCCTCGGTACCCTCCTCGTCGCGGTTGACCGCGAACGCCTCGACGCGCATCGTCACGACGCCGCGTTCGCCGTCGCTGGTCTCGCGCTTGTCGGTCACGGTCGATTGAGCGCGGATGGTATCGCCGTGGAACACGGGGTTGGGATGCTCCACCCCGTCGTACGAGAGGTTGGCGACGATGGTCCCGTCGGTGGTGTCGGGAATCGAGAGACCGACCGCCAGACTCATCGTGTAGAGTCCGTTGACCAACCGCTCGCCGAACTGCGTGTCGGCGGCGAACTCCGCGTCGAGGTGGAGCGGTTGCTGGTTCATCGTCATGTCGCAGAACTCCTGATTGTCGCTCTCGCTAATCGTCCGACGCTTCTCGTGCTCGATGGTCTGGCCGACCTCGAACTCCTCGTAGTAGAGTCCGCTCATGGTCAAGGAGTCGGCTCGATTCGGCAAAAATCCCGCCGGTTCGACCGCGCGGTCCGGCCGCGGCGGGAGGTAGGCCCCACCTGAGGTTCAGTAACGGGAGCATAACAAAGGCTAAGACCCGAATAAATTGGGTCGCAGTCAGTCACAGTCGAGGCTTACCATGTCTGAAGACGCAAGCCGGTTCGAGTGGGCGCGACCGCGAACAGGGGACGAAAGCGTCGGCTCGGCCACCGGACGCGAAGCGGCGCAGGGGACGCCGCGGGGCGCGACGCCCTCGGCCGGTGGGTCGGACGCACGCGAGTCGCACGCGCGACGGGCGCGCCGGCGTCCGACGACCCCCGACGCAGCGCACGACCGGCGACAGACGGACGACGGGACCGACCGGCGTCTGTCGCCCGACCGGGTGCGATTCCGGTTTCGGGCCGACGGCCCGGCCGAAACCGCACCCGTAGTCCGGGACGGGACGGTGTACCTCGGCTGTGCGAACGGCTGCACGCACGCGTTCGATGGTGCCGACGGAACGAAACGCTGGTCAGTCCGCGTGGGCGGCCGGGTCACCGGTCCTGCTCTCTCCGACGACGCGGTTTACACCGGAACGAGTCGCGGAACGGTCCTCGCACTCGATGCGGCGACCGGCGACCCCCGGTGGCAGTTCACGGTCGATGGCGACGTACAGGCGTCTCCGGCGGTCGCCGACGGGACGGTGTTCGTCGCGGCCGACGACGGCCGCGTGGCCGCCCTCCACGCCCGAGGCGGTTCCCCGCTCCGGACGTTTCGGAACGCCTCGCGGGCGCTCTGTGCGCTCACGGTGGACGACGAGCGACTCCTCCTAGCGAGTCTCGACGGCGGCGCGTACGCCCACGACCGGACCGACGGCCGCGAGCGCTGGCGGTTCGTGCCCGACGTCGCGGTGCGCGGTGCGCCCGCGGTCGGCGACGAGACGGCCTACGTCGGGACGGTAGACGACGGCCGCGTGTACGCGGTCTCGGCGGTCACGGGACGAGAGAAGTGGCGCGCCGAGACCGGCGCGGGCGTGTGGGCGTCGCCGACGGTGGCCGACGGGACCGTCTTCGCGGCCAACGGAGACGGCCTCGTCTACGCCTTCGACGCCGACGACGGGGCGGTCGCGTGGCGGACGGACCTCGGTGCGCGAATCTGGGCGTCGCCGACGGTGGCCGACGGGACGGTCGTCGTCGGTACGGACACCGGAGTGGTGTACGGGATAGACGTCGCGGACGGGACGGTGGCGTGGTGGTACCGGGCGGACGACGTCGTGGTCGCCCCCGTGACCGTCGCGGGCGAGACGGCCTACGTGGCCGACTGCGGCGGGACTGTCACTGCGCTTTCGCTCGCTGACGCGGACTGAAGCGACCGACGGACGGGTCTCCGCGGAGTCGGTCGAACGAGCACGGTGAAGCGAAAGAACGAGTCGGTCCGCTGGTGACCGGACGTTTCGGTCCGGCGCTACGGATTGGTTGTCGCTCCTGCTCGACACTCACGTCGCTTCTGTTGGCCAGCACTGCCTCAACAGATGCAGCAGTAACACGCACATGCACACCCGTCTTTCACCAGACAACAGTCCGAGAGCGTCGCGTCGGTCTGGGACAGGGGCTTTTCGACCCGCTCGCCGGTCTCCTCCTCGACGACGGACACCATCGGGTCGTCGTCGAGTTCCTCGGGGTCGAACTCTCCTTCTCCGGTCGCGGCCGCGGCGACGCTCGTCGCACCCAGCGCCAGCAGGCCGGTCGATGCGGTGTTCCTGAGTAGTTTGCGTCGTCTCATGACTGCATCCCCGAATACGTAATAAATTATAATGAATTATTCTATAATATAAACTAGAAACGTGTTCGTACGTTCGATGGAAGCTCCGACCGCCTCTCCCTCCGACTCCGCGTCGGACCGTTCGGAACGTCGTGAGCTATTCCACGAGGTTGAAAGCCCACGCCGTCGTTCCTACGCACATGCCACGACGAAGCCTACTGTTCACACCGGGCGACCGCCCGGAGATGATGCGGAAAGCGCCGACCGCGGGGGCCGACGTAATCGCGTTCGACTTGGAGGACGCAGTCGCTCCGGGAAGCAAGGCCGACGCCCGGGAGTCGGTACGGGCGGTTCTCGCCGACCCCGAGTTCTCGCCCGACTGCGAGGTCTGTATCCGGGTGAATCCGACGGGTATCGCCGCGGACGACGACCTCCGTGGCGTTCTCGGTGAGGGCGGCGACGCGGCGGCGACGCTCGACGCGGTGATGCTGCCGAAGACCGAGGACCCCGACGACGCCGAGACGCTGGCCGACCTGCTGGCCGAGCACGACGCCGAGGTGCCGATTATCGCTCTGGTCGAGACGGCCGCTGGAATCCTCGCCGCCGAAGACATCGCGGCAGTCCCCGAAGTGGACGCGCTGGCGTTCGGCGCGGAGGACCTCGCGGCGGACCTCGGCGCGACCCGGACCGACGAGGGAACCGAAGTCCTCCACGCACGCGAGCACGTCGTGCTGGCGGCCAGCGCCGCCGACGTGGACGCCATCGACACGGTGTACACCGACATCGAGGACGCGGAAGGCCTCCGCGAAGAGACCCGGTTCGCGGTCGAGTTGGGGTACGACGGGAAGATGGCGATTCACCCCGGGCAGGTCGGTCCCATCAACGAGTCGTTCACGCCCGACCCCGAGCGCGTCGAGTGGGCCGAGCGCGTGCTGGCGGCCGAGGCGGAGGCAGACGCCGAGGGTCGTGGCGTCTTCCGAGTGGACGGCGAGATGATAGACGCACCGCTGATAGCGCAGGCCGAGCGCGTGCTGGCGTACGCCGAGGCCGCCGACCGAGACTGACCGCAGAAGAGGAGACGCTTCGATTCCCGACCGACTATCAGGGCCAGAGACCGCGTGTCGTCTTGGCCTCGGCGATACGCGACAGCGCGACGACGTAGGCGGCGTCACGCCAACTCACGTCGCGGGCCTCGACCTCGCTCCGCACGTCGTCCCACGCCGAGAGCATGTGTTTCTCCAGTTCGTCGTTGACGCGTTCGAGCGACCACTGACGCCGGTTGATGTCCTGCAACCACTCGAAGTACGAGACGGTGACCCCGCCCGCGTTCGCGAGGATGTCCGGGATGACTTCGACGCCGTTCTCCTCCAGAGTTGCGTCGGCGGCGAACGTGGTCGGCCCGTTCGCGCCCTCGACGACCACGTCGGCCTGCACGTCGTCGGCGTTGTCGGCGGTGATGACGTTCCCGATAGCCGCCGGAATCAGCACGTCCACGTCGAGTTCGAGAATCTTCTCGTTCGAGAGCTTCTCCGGGGCGTCGTGGGTCATCACGGCCTCGGGTTCCTCCTCGTGGGAGGGAACCGCGTGCGTGTCGAGTCCGTCGGGGTCGTAGATGGCCCCGTTCACGTCGCTGACCGCGACCACGTTCGCGCCCCAGTCGTCGAGCAGGCGGGCGGCGTTCGCGCCGACGACCCGAATCCCTGCACAGCGATAGTGGTGTCTTCGAGGTCGTAGTCGTAGTAGTCGGCGGCCTCGCGAGCGATGATTGCGACCGAGCGGCCGGGTGCCTCTTGGCGACCCTCGCTCCCGCCGACCACCGGCGGTTTACCGGTGACGACGCCGGGGATGGTCTCGCCCTCCTGCATCGAGTAGGCGTCCATGAACCACGCCATCGTCTGGGCGTCGGTGCCCATGTCGGGGGCCGGGATGTCCTTCTTCGGCCCGACGAACTTACGTAGTTCCTCGGCGAACCGACGAGTGAGTCGTTCGGTCTCGTCGTCGCTCAGGTCCTTCGGGTCCACCACGATGCCGCCCTTCCCGCCGCCGAACGGCAGGTCCATGACCGCGCACTTCCACGTCATCCACATCGAGAGGCCGACGCACTCCTGCTCGCTGACGTGGGGGTGGAAGCGCAGGCCGCCCTTGTACGGGCCGCGCACGTCGTCGTGCTGGGCGCGGTAGCCCGTGAACACTTCGACCGACCCGTCGTCGCGCTTCAGCGGGACGGCGACGCGGTGGACCTTCGTCGGGTGTTTCAGTCGCTCGATGACGCCCTCGTCCACGTCGAGGTGGGCCGCGGCGTGGTCGAGTTGCCGCCGTGCCGTTTCGAGCGCCGACTCGGGTTCTTCGGTCTCTTCGTCGCTACGCTTCTGGTCCGTGGTTTCGACAGTTCCTGAAGACATGGTGTAGTCGTCACGTCGACTGCTCGACTCGTTTCTCGGGTCGTCTCCCCGTCGGATTGCCCCGATTCCGACACGAGTCGTCGCGGCGACGCATCGTAGCCGTAGATTCCCGCAGTCGTATAAAATATTAATGCTATAGACTCATCTTAGGACCTTATACACACACTTACGCTATCAGTCGGATAGGGTATTGGTTAGACAAAACCGGGAGATTGCGGCCGGACGACGCCGCAAATAATTGAACTGTTCCGGAAACTGTATGAGTCGCTACGGAGAACTCGTAAGACGACGGTAGAGTTTACCATTCATGTCCGAGCAAGCAAACCCCTTCGAGAGTCTGCAGGAACAGATAGACGACGCGGCCGAGTACATGAACGTCGGCGACGACGTGCTGAATCGGCTAAAACATCCCGAGCGCGTGCTGGAGACGAATCTCTCCGTCGAGACCGACGACGGTGACGTCGAGGTGTTCAAGGCGTTTCGGTCGGAGTTCAACGGCGACCGCGGTCCCTACAAGGGCGGTATTCGCTACCACCCGAACGTCTCGCGCGACGAGGTAAAGGCGCTTTCCGGGTGGATGGTCTACAAGTGCGCCGTCGTGGACATCCCGTACGGCGGCGGGAAAGGCGGTATCATCATCGACCCCGACGACTACAGCGAGGACGAACTCGAACGCATCACCCGGTCGTTCGCCAAGGAACTTCGACCGTTCATCGGCGTCGACAAGGACATCCCGGCTCCCGACGTGAACACGGGCCAGCGCGAGATGAACTGGATAAAGGACACCTACGAGACGCTGGAGAACACGACCGAACCCGGCGTCATCACGGGGAAGTCGCCCGACAGCGGCGGAAGTGCGGGTCGCGTCGAAGCGACCGGACGCTCGACCATGCTCACCGCCCGCGAGGCGTTCGACTACCTCGGCCGCGACATCGAGGGCGCGTCGGTCGCCGTGCAGGGATACGGGAACGCTGGATGGATTGCGGCGAAACTCCTCCACGAACTCGGTGCGAACGTGGTGGCAGTCAGCGACTCCTCGGGCGGCATCTACCGCGAGGACGGGTTCGACCCCGTCGCGGTTAAGGAGCACAAAAGCGAGACGGGCAGCGTCGCCGGCTATCACAACGCCGCGGAGGAACTCACCAACGAGGACCTGCTGACCCTCGACGTGGACCTGCTCGTGCCCGCCGCGCTCGAAAACGCCATCGATGGCGACCTCGCGCGGGACGTGCAGGCCGACGTGGTCGTCGAGGCCGCGAACGGCCCGCTCACGCCCGAGGCGGACGACGTCCTCTCGGAGACCGACACCTACGTCTTCCCGGACATCCTCGCGAACGCGGGCGGGGTCACCGTCTCGTACTTCGAGTGGGTCCAGAACCGCCAGCGGTTCCACTGGACCGAGGAACGCGTCAACGAGGAACTCGAACGCATCATCACCGACGCCTTCGACAATCTGGTCGAGACCTACGAGGAGACCGGCGCACCCAACATGCGGACGGCCGCCTACGTGGT
This genomic interval carries:
- a CDS encoding MaoC family dehydratase; protein product: MTMSGLYYEEFEVGQTIEHEKRRTISESDNQEFCDMTMNQQPLHLDAEFAADTQFGERLVNGLYTMSLAVGLSIPDTTDGTIVANLSYDGVEHPNPVFHGDTIRAQSTVTDKRETSDGERGVVTMRVEAFAVNRDEEGTEGDGETLVCEFERTVLSLKRE
- a CDS encoding PQQ-binding-like beta-propeller repeat protein, which encodes MSEDASRFEWARPRTGDESVGSATGREAAQGTPRGATPSAGGSDARESHARRARRRPTTPDAAHDRRQTDDGTDRRLSPDRVRFRFRADGPAETAPVVRDGTVYLGCANGCTHAFDGADGTKRWSVRVGGRVTGPALSDDAVYTGTSRGTVLALDAATGDPRWQFTVDGDVQASPAVADGTVFVAADDGRVAALHARGGSPLRTFRNASRALCALTVDDERLLLASLDGGAYAHDRTDGRERWRFVPDVAVRGAPAVGDETAYVGTVDDGRVYAVSAVTGREKWRAETGAGVWASPTVADGTVFAANGDGLVYAFDADDGAVAWRTDLGARIWASPTVADGTVVVGTDTGVVYGIDVADGTVAWWYRADDVVVAPVTVAGETAYVADCGGTVTALSLADAD
- a CDS encoding CoA ester lyase, which codes for MPRRSLLFTPGDRPEMMRKAPTAGADVIAFDLEDAVAPGSKADARESVRAVLADPEFSPDCEVCIRVNPTGIAADDDLRGVLGEGGDAAATLDAVMLPKTEDPDDAETLADLLAEHDAEVPIIALVETAAGILAAEDIAAVPEVDALAFGAEDLAADLGATRTDEGTEVLHAREHVVLAASAADVDAIDTVYTDIEDAEGLREETRFAVELGYDGKMAIHPGQVGPINESFTPDPERVEWAERVLAAEAEADAEGRGVFRVDGEMIDAPLIAQAERVLAYAEAADRD
- a CDS encoding Glu/Leu/Phe/Val dehydrogenase encodes the protein MSEQANPFESLQEQIDDAAEYMNVGDDVLNRLKHPERVLETNLSVETDDGDVEVFKAFRSEFNGDRGPYKGGIRYHPNVSRDEVKALSGWMVYKCAVVDIPYGGGKGGIIIDPDDYSEDELERITRSFAKELRPFIGVDKDIPAPDVNTGQREMNWIKDTYETLENTTEPGVITGKSPDSGGSAGRVEATGRSTMLTAREAFDYLGRDIEGASVAVQGYGNAGWIAAKLLHELGANVVAVSDSSGGIYREDGFDPVAVKEHKSETGSVAGYHNAAEELTNEDLLTLDVDLLVPAALENAIDGDLARDVQADVVVEAANGPLTPEADDVLSETDTYVFPDILANAGGVTVSYFEWVQNRQRFHWTEERVNEELERIITDAFDNLVETYEETGAPNMRTAAYVVAIQRVVDAYEESGNWP